From one Brevibacterium sp. 'Marine' genomic stretch:
- a CDS encoding ATP-binding protein: protein MSRPHRSFSRRVLISQLALVIVILALVTGVFAWMGARTVTEVTETKALATARTLAIDPDVRAAATQASAEHADEPDEQIVESMLAITGDLRDRSGISFAVITDDRGIRLTHPDRSKIGHKVSTSPDEALAGRENVSHESGTLGETVRAKVPIYSTEDGETVVGEVSVGIFASVLDADVRRELILLGTVAVLALALGGVVSVMLGRRLRRETLGVGPEELAEMARDQGAVLHGLDDGVLGFDTNGKLTLSNSNAKELLGAASVRENIAAEAIDVPDEITALMAEAPADGALRRRITIGDRILLATAVRVQRDGVSVGGVVTVRDETQMLTMARQLESVTAMARALRTQRHEFANRLHTVLGLVDTGATDEAHTYLSSLLGTGPITTPVEDIDLISDPYLRAVLEAKGTTAAEAGVTLAVTPDSLAVGAVRDPEAVTLILGNLIDNAVRAAVAGQRYAGDGGRVEVEVLSSGTELHAVVTDTGDGIDDEVAGRIFDEGFTTSPAASAPDFGIGLTTGTGTGDGHGLGIGLALCRRVAQKGGGEVWLIDGHDPGLGGASFGVRLPDALDDPADVGDAGDVTAADDDFPTDEER, encoded by the coding sequence GTGTCCCGGCCCCACCGTTCGTTCTCCCGACGTGTGCTGATCTCTCAGCTCGCGCTCGTCATCGTGATCCTCGCCCTGGTCACCGGGGTGTTCGCGTGGATGGGGGCGCGCACCGTCACCGAGGTGACCGAGACGAAGGCGCTGGCCACTGCCCGCACGCTGGCGATCGATCCGGACGTCCGAGCCGCCGCCACGCAGGCCTCGGCCGAACACGCCGATGAGCCCGATGAGCAGATCGTGGAATCGATGTTGGCGATCACCGGCGATCTGCGCGACCGCTCGGGGATCAGCTTTGCCGTCATCACCGACGATCGCGGCATCCGACTCACCCACCCCGACAGGTCGAAGATCGGGCACAAGGTCTCGACGTCGCCGGATGAGGCGCTGGCCGGGCGCGAGAACGTCTCCCACGAATCCGGAACTCTGGGCGAGACGGTGCGGGCGAAGGTCCCGATCTATTCGACCGAGGACGGAGAAACTGTCGTCGGTGAGGTCTCGGTGGGCATCTTCGCCTCCGTGCTCGATGCCGATGTCCGCCGCGAACTCATTCTGCTCGGCACTGTCGCCGTGCTCGCTTTGGCGCTCGGCGGAGTCGTGTCGGTCATGCTCGGACGCCGGCTGCGCAGGGAGACGCTCGGCGTCGGACCCGAAGAGCTCGCCGAGATGGCCCGCGACCAAGGAGCCGTGCTCCACGGCCTCGACGACGGAGTGCTCGGATTCGACACGAACGGGAAACTCACCCTGAGCAATTCGAATGCGAAGGAGCTGCTCGGCGCCGCCTCGGTGAGGGAGAACATTGCGGCCGAGGCGATCGACGTCCCCGACGAGATCACCGCGCTCATGGCCGAAGCCCCGGCGGACGGGGCGCTGCGGCGGCGGATCACGATCGGCGACCGGATCCTGCTGGCCACAGCCGTGAGGGTCCAGCGCGACGGGGTCTCCGTCGGCGGGGTCGTGACCGTCCGCGACGAGACCCAGATGCTGACGATGGCGCGCCAGCTCGAATCCGTCACCGCCATGGCCCGGGCCCTGCGCACTCAGCGTCACGAGTTCGCCAACCGGCTGCACACCGTGCTCGGCCTCGTCGACACGGGCGCGACCGATGAGGCCCACACCTATCTGTCCTCCCTTTTGGGCACCGGACCGATCACGACCCCCGTCGAGGACATCGACCTCATCTCCGACCCGTACCTGCGGGCCGTCCTCGAAGCGAAGGGGACGACCGCCGCGGAGGCGGGAGTGACCCTGGCCGTGACACCGGACTCCCTTGCCGTGGGCGCGGTCCGCGACCCGGAAGCGGTCACGCTCATCCTCGGCAACCTCATCGACAACGCCGTGCGCGCGGCCGTGGCGGGGCAGCGATACGCCGGGGACGGGGGCCGGGTCGAAGTGGAGGTGCTCAGCTCCGGGACGGAACTCCACGCGGTCGTCACGGACACCGGCGACGGGATCGACGACGAGGTTGCGGGACGGATCTTCGACGAGGGTTTCACGACCTCGCCGGCCGCCTCGGCGCCGGACTTCGGGATCGGACTGACCACGGGAACCGGCACCGGGGACGGTCACGGGCTCGGCATCGGACTTGCGCTCTGCCGCCGGGTCGCGCAGAAGGGCGGGGGAGAGGTGTGGCTCATCGACGGACACGATCCGGGCCTCGGAGGGGCGAGCTTCGGCGTACGCCTGCCCGATGCGCTCGACGACCCAGCCGACGTCGGCGACGCGGGCGATGTGACGGCCGCCGACGATGATTTCCCAACTGATGAGGAGAGATGA
- a CDS encoding CitMHS family transporter, whose product MLVILGFAMIAVFMTLIMTKRLSPILALILVPTIFGLFAGAGLGIGEMVMDAIASMSSTAALLLFAIIYFGIMIDVGLFDKLVEFILKVAGNDPVKVVLGTALLTGAVSLDGDGSTTFIVVTAAMLPIYQRLEMSPVVLTCVAGLINGTLNIVPWGGPTARASSALQIDANEIFVPMVPSLVAGLLVCFVFAYVLGISERRRLAKNGVAWASDRGSNRRRDLVGAVAGASTTAGSSAGTGNGATTVGHGHGFGSAASAHDDTTTEAGPASGSDADRSAGTGSGLTNTALDPNRATLRPKLFWFNLALTVAVMVLLIIDILPLPYLFMIGTVIALIVNFPKMKDQQEELASHATAIISVVAMVMAAGVLTGVMSGTGMVDAMAEWLVEVIPNSMGPYMAVITGLLSIPMTFFMSNDAFYFGILPVLAETASHFGISASDMARASITGQPVHMQSPLVPAILLLVSLSGVELGDHHKKVLWRALIVALVMLAVGVAVGVIGIG is encoded by the coding sequence GTGCTTGTCATTCTCGGTTTCGCCATGATCGCCGTCTTCATGACACTGATCATGACCAAACGACTCTCGCCGATCCTCGCACTCATCCTCGTGCCCACGATCTTCGGCCTCTTCGCCGGGGCCGGTCTGGGCATCGGAGAGATGGTCATGGACGCGATCGCCTCGATGTCGTCGACGGCAGCGCTGCTGCTCTTCGCCATCATCTACTTCGGCATCATGATCGACGTCGGCCTCTTCGACAAGCTCGTCGAGTTCATCCTCAAGGTTGCCGGCAACGACCCCGTCAAGGTCGTCCTCGGCACTGCGCTGCTCACCGGTGCCGTGTCGCTCGACGGCGACGGATCGACGACGTTCATCGTCGTCACCGCGGCTATGCTGCCGATCTACCAGCGCCTCGAGATGTCGCCGGTGGTGCTCACCTGCGTGGCCGGTCTCATCAACGGCACCCTCAACATCGTCCCGTGGGGCGGACCGACGGCCCGAGCCTCCTCGGCGCTGCAGATCGACGCGAACGAGATCTTCGTCCCCATGGTCCCCTCCCTGGTGGCCGGCCTGCTCGTCTGCTTCGTCTTCGCCTACGTGCTCGGCATCTCCGAACGCCGCCGCCTGGCCAAGAACGGAGTCGCCTGGGCCTCCGACCGCGGATCGAACCGTCGCAGGGACCTCGTCGGCGCCGTGGCCGGAGCCAGCACGACCGCGGGTTCGTCCGCGGGCACCGGGAACGGTGCGACCACGGTTGGACACGGACACGGATTCGGGTCGGCCGCCTCGGCGCACGATGACACCACCACCGAGGCGGGACCCGCCTCCGGAAGCGACGCTGACAGATCCGCCGGAACTGGTTCGGGCCTGACGAACACCGCACTCGATCCCAACCGCGCAACCCTGCGGCCGAAGCTGTTCTGGTTCAACCTGGCCCTGACCGTGGCCGTGATGGTCCTGCTCATCATCGACATCCTGCCGCTGCCGTACCTGTTCATGATCGGCACCGTCATCGCACTCATCGTCAACTTCCCGAAGATGAAGGACCAGCAGGAGGAGCTCGCCTCCCACGCCACTGCGATCATCTCCGTCGTGGCCATGGTCATGGCCGCAGGCGTGCTCACCGGCGTCATGTCCGGCACCGGGATGGTCGACGCGATGGCCGAATGGCTCGTCGAGGTCATCCCGAACTCGATGGGACCCTACATGGCCGTCATCACCGGTCTGCTGTCGATCCCGATGACGTTCTTCATGAGCAACGATGCCTTCTACTTCGGCATCCTGCCCGTGCTCGCCGAGACCGCCTCCCACTTCGGCATCTCCGCATCCGATATGGCCCGCGCCTCGATCACCGGCCAGCCCGTGCACATGCAGTCACCGCTGGTGCCCGCGATCCTGCTGCTCGTGTCGCTGTCCGGCGTCGAACTCGGCGATCACCACAAGAAGGTGCTGTGGCGGGCGCTCATCGTCGCCCTCGTCATGCTCGCAGTCGGTGTGGCCGTCGGCGTCATCGGAATCGGCTGA
- a CDS encoding universal stress protein, giving the protein MTDLYSTSQPRFPVPSRQVTASPGIGSASRTVVLALRPDSSDAVLEQAIAAARREHAAVQAVVFGTDTTTAPSTSPLAECTKLGAALAEAELDYAVHRAGPDPAEQILGLAADHDAALIVMSTKRRSPVVKLLLGSSAQQVILEAECPVLLVK; this is encoded by the coding sequence ATGACTGATCTCTACTCGACCTCACAGCCCCGCTTCCCCGTTCCGTCTCGGCAGGTCACCGCGTCACCGGGCATCGGTTCGGCGTCTCGCACCGTGGTCCTGGCGCTGCGTCCCGATTCCTCTGACGCAGTGCTCGAGCAGGCGATCGCCGCGGCACGCCGCGAGCACGCGGCGGTGCAGGCCGTCGTGTTCGGCACGGATACGACGACCGCCCCGTCGACCTCTCCCCTGGCCGAGTGCACGAAGTTGGGTGCCGCCCTCGCCGAGGCGGAGCTCGACTATGCCGTCCACCGTGCCGGTCCCGACCCGGCCGAGCAGATCCTCGGTCTCGCCGCCGACCACGATGCGGCGCTGATCGTCATGAGCACGAAGCGACGCTCGCCGGTGGTCAAGCTGCTGCTCGGCTCCAGCGCACAGCAGGTCATCCTCGAAGCCGAGTGCCCGGTGCTGTTGGTGAAATAA
- a CDS encoding FAD-binding oxidoreductase: MSLSTDELPRLASPRGIAELSELMARAHAEHRTVAVFGGGTAFDDHPPVSTPGLLIDLTSIAEVGDHSGDTIRAGAGTRISALTRFAAQSGQEILADLPRDRIDAGATLGGMIATAATGPRSLRRPRLVETVESVTVVAADGTIARTAEGLHPDLGRRALPRLVTGSWGTRAIIAEAEIRLTGRPETQGFVWIPGTEAACDLLTARRVPDAVVIERPPGSPVATVVLIEGETDDVVGEIDHLADRIPGATPCAEPEWWGRRARLAATIELSVAPSFIPTLIDAVTRLETTIGYPLQLRGSATGVFELGIGAPESEPGVATRVALEHLRSFGLHCIAARLTHAPAPVWDEVDAWGPQPGRAGLREIKTLIDPHGILAPGRGIAGI, translated from the coding sequence ATGAGCCTGAGCACAGACGAACTGCCCCGTCTGGCCAGTCCCAGGGGCATCGCGGAACTCTCCGAACTCATGGCCCGCGCCCACGCCGAGCACCGCACCGTCGCGGTGTTCGGCGGCGGCACCGCCTTCGATGACCATCCGCCTGTCTCCACTCCCGGGCTGCTCATCGACCTGACATCGATCGCCGAGGTGGGCGACCATTCCGGCGACACGATCCGGGCCGGAGCCGGAACCCGGATCAGCGCCCTGACCAGGTTCGCCGCCCAATCGGGACAGGAGATCCTCGCTGATCTTCCCCGCGACCGCATCGACGCCGGCGCCACGCTGGGCGGAATGATCGCCACCGCGGCCACCGGGCCCCGCAGTCTGCGCCGCCCCCGGCTGGTAGAGACCGTGGAATCCGTGACGGTCGTCGCCGCCGACGGGACCATCGCCCGCACCGCCGAAGGGCTCCACCCGGATCTTGGCCGTCGCGCTCTGCCGCGCCTGGTCACCGGATCCTGGGGGACCCGGGCGATCATCGCCGAAGCCGAGATCCGTCTGACCGGGCGGCCCGAAACGCAGGGATTCGTATGGATTCCCGGCACCGAGGCGGCCTGCGACCTTCTGACCGCCCGTCGCGTTCCCGACGCGGTCGTCATCGAACGCCCACCCGGTTCACCTGTGGCAACAGTGGTTCTCATCGAAGGGGAGACCGACGACGTCGTCGGCGAAATCGACCACCTCGCAGACCGGATTCCCGGCGCGACCCCGTGCGCGGAACCGGAATGGTGGGGTCGCAGAGCGCGCCTGGCCGCGACCATCGAGCTGTCGGTGGCACCGAGCTTCATTCCGACCCTCATCGATGCCGTGACCCGCCTGGAGACGACGATCGGCTATCCGCTGCAGCTGCGCGGCAGCGCGACCGGCGTGTTCGAACTGGGCATCGGAGCGCCGGAATCCGAACCGGGAGTGGCCACACGCGTGGCCCTCGAGCATCTGCGCAGCTTCGGCCTGCACTGCATCGCCGCCCGGCTGACCCACGCACCCGCGCCGGTCTGGGACGAGGTCGACGCGTGGGGTCCGCAGCCCGGACGGGCAGGTCTGCGCGAGATCAAGACTCTGATCGACCCGCACGGAATCCTTGCCCCGGGCCGCGGAATCGCCGGGATCTAG
- the aceB gene encoding malate synthase A → MTAHIENLDIPAGMEITGELPDGAEKVLTPKALELIVDLHRKFNGDRLERLEARKVRQAEIAAGKDLDFLEETAEIRNDPSWQVAPPAPGLEDRRVEVTGPTYKKMTINALNSGAKVWLADQEDANTPQWDSVIQGQINLLDSLNREIDFTSPEGKEYTLAPDEELPTIVVRPRGWHMPEKHILIDGEETSGSLVDFALYFATAGQIQIEKGRGPYFYLAKMESHLEARLWNQVFEHAEDAFGLARGTIRATVLIETYTAAFEMEEILFELREHSAGLNAGRWDYIFSVIKNFRSRGSDFLLPDRSDVTMTVPFMRAYTELLVRTCHKRGAHAIGGMSAFVPSKDEAANKAAFDKVREDKSREAYNGFDGSWVAHPGMVALCKEVFTETLGDKPNQIDNKREDVDVSAADLLDVKSTPGAMTEAGLRTNVSVGIQYLRAWLEGNGAVAINGLMEDAATAEISRSQVWQWLDAGITLDSGKKVTNELVERIVAEEVAKLPGDDAGWKDATDTFVSVALDPEYVDFLTLPAYARMP, encoded by the coding sequence ATGACCGCTCATATCGAAAACCTGGACATCCCGGCCGGGATGGAGATCACCGGTGAGCTGCCGGACGGGGCTGAGAAGGTCCTCACGCCCAAGGCGCTTGAGCTCATCGTCGATCTGCACCGGAAGTTCAACGGCGACCGCCTCGAGCGCCTCGAGGCTCGCAAGGTACGCCAGGCCGAGATCGCCGCAGGCAAGGATCTCGACTTCCTCGAAGAGACCGCTGAGATCCGCAATGATCCGTCCTGGCAGGTCGCACCCCCGGCACCCGGCCTCGAAGACCGCCGCGTCGAGGTCACCGGCCCCACCTACAAGAAGATGACGATCAACGCGCTCAATTCCGGCGCGAAGGTGTGGCTGGCCGACCAGGAAGACGCGAACACCCCGCAGTGGGATTCGGTGATCCAGGGTCAGATCAATCTGCTCGACTCGCTCAACCGTGAAATCGACTTCACCTCGCCCGAGGGCAAGGAATACACGCTCGCTCCCGATGAGGAGCTGCCGACCATCGTCGTGCGCCCCCGCGGCTGGCACATGCCCGAGAAGCACATCCTCATCGACGGTGAGGAGACCTCCGGTTCGCTCGTCGACTTTGCCCTGTACTTCGCGACCGCCGGTCAGATCCAGATCGAGAAGGGCCGCGGCCCCTACTTCTACCTCGCGAAGATGGAGAGCCACCTCGAGGCCCGCCTGTGGAACCAGGTCTTCGAACACGCCGAGGATGCCTTCGGCCTGGCCCGCGGCACCATCCGCGCCACCGTGCTCATCGAGACCTACACCGCGGCCTTCGAGATGGAGGAGATCCTCTTTGAGCTGCGTGAGCACTCCGCCGGACTCAACGCCGGCCGTTGGGACTACATCTTCTCCGTGATCAAGAACTTCCGCTCCCGCGGCTCCGACTTCCTGCTGCCGGATCGTTCGGACGTGACGATGACGGTGCCGTTCATGCGCGCCTACACCGAACTGCTCGTGCGCACCTGCCACAAGCGCGGGGCGCACGCCATCGGCGGAATGTCGGCGTTCGTCCCCTCGAAGGACGAAGCCGCGAACAAGGCCGCCTTCGACAAGGTCCGCGAGGACAAGTCGCGTGAGGCCTACAACGGCTTCGACGGCTCCTGGGTCGCCCACCCCGGAATGGTTGCGCTCTGCAAGGAGGTCTTCACCGAGACCCTCGGCGACAAGCCCAACCAGATCGACAACAAGCGCGAAGACGTCGACGTCTCCGCCGCCGATCTGCTCGACGTGAAGTCGACCCCGGGTGCGATGACCGAGGCCGGCCTGCGCACCAACGTGTCCGTCGGCATCCAGTACCTGCGCGCCTGGCTCGAAGGCAACGGCGCGGTCGCCATCAACGGACTCATGGAGGACGCCGCGACCGCCGAGATCTCCCGCTCCCAGGTGTGGCAGTGGCTCGACGCCGGAATCACCCTCGACTCCGGTAAGAAGGTGACCAACGAGCTCGTCGAGCGCATCGTCGCCGAGGAGGTCGCCAAGCTGCCCGGTGACGACGCAGGCTGGAAGGACGCCACCGACACGTTCGTCTCGGTCGCCCTCGACCCCGAGTACGTCGACTTCCTCACCCTGCCGGCTTACGCCCGCATGCCGTGA